The genomic interval ATTTTTCGTCGTCAGCATTGAGCAGCGCTTCTCTCAAAAGCGGGGAAATGATCTTCCAATCTTTTTCAAAATCGCTCAGCGCCGGATAGATGGCGCCATCCTGTATGCCCTTATGGTCTTTAAAAAGGTCATGTGCCTGTTGCTGTTTGTCGATGCCGAACAATCTGGCTAGTTCGAATCGCTCCTGTACCAGGCTACCTGCCAGCCATGCCATATGATTTGCTTTTGTACCCAGGCGTTCATTGGCATCTTTTTCGGAAATGCCGGCAATGACATTTGAGAAAAAAGTGGTATGCATGTCATACAATACCATAAAGCCAAAAGTTTTGCTGCTAAGTGGTTGTACTTCCATTTTAAACAGTATTGGTGAGTACTAAGGTAGCTAATAGCCCCTGGCTGCCAGCTTGCCGGAGATGCCAACCTTAGGGGGTATTTGTGACAAATACAGTAAATTAGTAGTCATATAGACTCAGTTATGCCATCTCAGACGCTTGACAGCCGAACCATAGATACATTGAGAGATATTCCTGACCTGGTTCCTGTATTCCGTGAATATTTTGAAAATTGGACCATCAGGGTGTTTAACAGGGAAATTCATGAATGCCGGAATTACCTGTCTCCCAACCGGAGGGATTTCTATAAGATACTGCTGACTACGAAAGGGGCCGGCATATTTACAATGGGATTAAATACCTATTACCTGGAAGAGCCCAGCATTCTGTTTATCCATCCCAATGATATCATTTCCTGGAAAAACCTGTCGGAGGAGTCAGGCGGATATTACTGCCTTTTCAGAAAATCCTTTGTTAATGAACATCCCATTTTGAAGTCAGGTATGGACAAATTCGCACTTTTCTCCGACAAGTCGAAGAGTGTGATCAGGCTGAAGGAACAGCATGTACAGACATTAGAACAATTATTTGCAAAGATGAAGGAGGAAGAGCTGCTCAACAGCAAGTGGAGTGATGATTCGATGCAGGCTTACCTGCAGCTGATAATGGTGGAAAGCGCCAAGATTGGCGATTTCCCTCCACCAGACACTGTGACGGATGAGTTCCGTCATGTACATGAATTTTTCAGGTTGCTGGAAGCGGAGACTGCTGGTATCAATAAGGAAACGCCTATCAGGATCAGGACCGCCAAGGAGTTTGCTGCAGACCTGGCAGTGCATCCCAACTACCTGAATGCCCTGTTGAAAAAGCACACAGGACAGAATGTAAGTACCCATATCAAGAACCGTTTACTGGACGAGACCAAAGTATTACTGTTGCAAACCGACTGGTCACTACAGGAGATCGGGTACAGTATCGGTTACGCCGAGCAACCCAATTTCAACTCATTCTTTAAGAAAAATACCGGCATTACCCCCGCTGAATTCAGGAAGACCTATCATCTTTGATTTTCATAAAAGGTTCAGTGTTTTTGCTAAAGCCCGGCTGCAGGCTTGTTTTCATCTTTGTATCATAAAATACAAGCAAAATGAAAAACACAGGAACACAGAAAGTATGGTTCATCACCGGAGCATCCCGGGGCTTTGGATTGGAAATATCAAAGGCGGTTCTTGCCGCAGGCGACAAACTGATTGCTACCGTACGTAGCAAGCCGGAAGACCTGGCTGCCCGGTTGGGAAATCATGCGCATCTCGCTGTTGTAACACTTGATGTCACAAATGAGGAACAGGCGAAAGCGGCAGCTAAGCAGGCTGTTGACGCTTTCGGAAGAATTGATATCCTGGTAAATAATGCAGGGTATGGTTTACTAAGCGGGGTAGAAGAGGCCACCGCCCGGGAAGTAAAAGATAATTATGAAGTAAATGTGTTCGGACTGTTGAATGTAACCCGTGCAATATTGCCCTATATGCGGGCGCAGGGATCCGGTCATGTCATCAATATTTCATCCGTAGGTGGTTTATTTGGCTATGTAGGCTGGGGTATTTACGGTTCTACCAAATTTGCGGTAGAAGGCATCACCGAAGCAATGGCGCAGGAACTGGCTCCGTTGGGTATTTATGCTACGGTAGTAGCTCCCGGTTTCTTCAGAACAGAATTCCTTGACCACTCTTCCCTGGTGAAAACCGGCAATGAGATCAGTGACTATGCAGCCACCGTTGGCGAAATGCGCTCTTTTGCAGCAACAGTAAACAAAAAGCAACCCGGCGATCCTGTAAAGCTGGCGCAGGCCTTCCTGAAACTGGGGCATGCGGAGAAACCTCCGGTACACCTGCCACTGGGGAACGATACCCTGGCTAAATTCAGGGAAAAGATTGCCGCTTTTGAGAGGGAAATTGCTGAATGGCATGAAGTGGTCACCGGTACGGATCATGATGATGTTGCCGCCTGAGATTGCAGCAGGATGGTTTCATTTAACCAGCAACTGGCTTGTTTTCTCCAGGGTTTCTTCCAGTTCCTGTACCAGCCTGTTCACAATGTCATGGATGGAGCTGATATCTTCCACCATTTCGACGCTTTGACCGGCTGACCAGAGTTGCTGGTAATTGCCTGGTTTTACGGCAGCTTCCAGTTTTTTCATGCCACGCAGCTGCACCAACATCTTGAAATATTTACGGGTACGGGCATTTTTATTGAGTTGCTTTTCCAGCCAGTTCTGTTTATAGCCGATCTTTTTTGCTGCGGGGGTATTGATAACATTACA from Chitinophaga filiformis carries:
- a CDS encoding AraC family transcriptional regulator — translated: MPSQTLDSRTIDTLRDIPDLVPVFREYFENWTIRVFNREIHECRNYLSPNRRDFYKILLTTKGAGIFTMGLNTYYLEEPSILFIHPNDIISWKNLSEESGGYYCLFRKSFVNEHPILKSGMDKFALFSDKSKSVIRLKEQHVQTLEQLFAKMKEEELLNSKWSDDSMQAYLQLIMVESAKIGDFPPPDTVTDEFRHVHEFFRLLEAETAGINKETPIRIRTAKEFAADLAVHPNYLNALLKKHTGQNVSTHIKNRLLDETKVLLLQTDWSLQEIGYSIGYAEQPNFNSFFKKNTGITPAEFRKTYHL
- a CDS encoding oxidoreductase gives rise to the protein MKNTGTQKVWFITGASRGFGLEISKAVLAAGDKLIATVRSKPEDLAARLGNHAHLAVVTLDVTNEEQAKAAAKQAVDAFGRIDILVNNAGYGLLSGVEEATAREVKDNYEVNVFGLLNVTRAILPYMRAQGSGHVINISSVGGLFGYVGWGIYGSTKFAVEGITEAMAQELAPLGIYATVVAPGFFRTEFLDHSSLVKTGNEISDYAATVGEMRSFAATVNKKQPGDPVKLAQAFLKLGHAEKPPVHLPLGNDTLAKFREKIAAFEREIAEWHEVVTGTDHDDVAA
- a CDS encoding DinB family protein; the encoded protein is MEVQPLSSKTFGFMVLYDMHTTFFSNVIAGISEKDANERLGTKANHMAWLAGSLVQERFELARLFGIDKQQQAHDLFKDHKGIQDGAIYPALSDFEKDWKIISPLLREALLNADDEKFDEPFEMPGMKMSVFDLVSFQTYREANCIGQLALWRRLLGYEAMKYM